In Bradyrhizobium guangxiense, the following are encoded in one genomic region:
- the ribB gene encoding 3,4-dihydroxy-2-butanone-4-phosphate synthase, which translates to MPDSVQEVLQAFARGELVVVTDDEDREGEGDLIVAASLCTAEKMAFIIRHTSGIVCAPVTTEDARRLRLDPMVAHNDSAHTTAFTVSIDYKPDGGTGISAEERASCCRALANPNVGANDFARPGHIFPLIAKDGGVLLRSGHTEAAVDLCKLSGLPPVGVISELMNDDGSVMKGEQVAQFAARHKLKHVTIADMIAYRQAREKLIERVSTFVTESPIGPLQGYAYRSPFDSIAHVAFVYNGVGDGKNVLTRFHKPNIVKDIFTGHKRMAAVLEHFKKSGRGVLVYLRDGAAGVPVAALPDETQTEADRNRQWREVGVGAQILRDLGVTSIRHLTSSVHDYKGLSGFGIEIVANEQLES; encoded by the coding sequence ATGCCCGATAGCGTTCAGGAAGTCTTGCAGGCCTTTGCCCGGGGAGAGCTCGTGGTCGTCACCGACGACGAGGACCGCGAGGGGGAGGGCGATCTGATCGTCGCCGCCTCGCTCTGCACCGCCGAGAAGATGGCGTTCATCATCCGCCACACCTCGGGCATCGTCTGCGCGCCCGTGACCACCGAGGACGCCCGCCGCCTGCGGCTCGATCCGATGGTGGCCCATAACGATTCCGCGCACACCACCGCGTTCACGGTCTCGATCGACTACAAACCCGACGGCGGCACCGGCATTTCCGCCGAGGAGCGCGCCTCGTGCTGTCGTGCTCTGGCCAATCCCAATGTCGGCGCCAACGATTTCGCCCGGCCGGGCCACATCTTTCCGCTGATCGCCAAGGATGGCGGCGTGCTGCTGCGCTCGGGCCATACCGAGGCCGCCGTCGATCTCTGCAAGCTCTCCGGCCTGCCGCCGGTCGGCGTCATCAGCGAGTTGATGAACGACGATGGCAGCGTGATGAAGGGTGAACAGGTCGCGCAGTTCGCGGCCAGGCACAAGCTCAAGCACGTCACCATCGCGGACATGATCGCCTATCGCCAGGCGCGTGAAAAGCTGATCGAGCGGGTCTCGACCTTCGTCACCGAAAGCCCGATCGGTCCGCTGCAGGGCTATGCCTACCGCTCGCCGTTCGATTCCATTGCCCACGTCGCCTTCGTCTACAACGGCGTCGGTGACGGCAAGAACGTGCTGACACGTTTTCACAAGCCGAACATCGTCAAGGACATCTTCACCGGGCACAAGCGCATGGCGGCCGTGCTGGAGCATTTCAAGAAGTCCGGCCGTGGGGTGCTGGTCTATTTGCGCGACGGTGCGGCCGGTGTGCCCGTCGCGGCGCTGCCGGACGAGACGCAGACCGAGGCCGACCGCAACCGCCAGTGGCGCGAGGTTGGCGTCGGCGCGCAGATCCTGCGCGACCTCGGCGTCACCTCGATCCGGCATCTCACCTCCTCGGTGCACGACTACAAGGGCCTGTCGGGCTTCGGCATCGAGATCGTCGCCAACGAGCAGCTCGAGAGCTGA
- a CDS encoding acyl-CoA dehydrogenase, giving the protein MSVRPQAKDKPAAASFQWDDPFLLDEQLTEDERMVRDTARAYAQDKLLPRVSKAYLEEKTDREIFNEMGELGLIGITLPEEYGCANASYVAYGLVAREIERVDSGYRSMNSVQSSLVMYPIYAYGDENQRKKYLPKLASGEWVGCFGLTEPDAGSDPAGMKTRAEKVSDGYRLTGSKMWISNAPIADVFVVWAKSAAHDNQIRGFVLEKGMKGLSAPKIGGKLSLRASITGEVVMDGVVVPEDALLPNVSGLKGPFGCLNRARYGISWGALGAAEDCMHRPRQYTLDRKQFGKPLAATQLVQKKLADMETEIALGLQGSLRVGRLMDEGKFAPEMISIMKRNNCGKALDIARTARDMHGGNGISIEYHVMRHVHNLETVNTYEGTHDVHALILGRAITGIQAFF; this is encoded by the coding sequence ATGAGCGTGCGCCCTCAGGCCAAGGACAAGCCGGCTGCGGCTTCTTTCCAGTGGGACGATCCGTTCCTGCTCGACGAGCAGCTGACCGAAGACGAGCGCATGGTGCGCGACACCGCCCGCGCTTATGCGCAGGACAAGCTGCTGCCGCGCGTCTCCAAGGCCTATCTGGAGGAGAAGACCGACCGCGAGATCTTCAACGAGATGGGCGAGCTCGGCCTGATCGGCATCACGCTGCCGGAAGAATATGGCTGTGCCAATGCGAGCTACGTCGCCTATGGCCTCGTCGCACGCGAGATCGAGCGAGTCGATTCCGGCTATCGCTCAATGAACTCGGTGCAGTCCTCGTTGGTGATGTACCCGATCTACGCCTATGGCGACGAGAACCAGCGCAAGAAGTACCTGCCGAAGCTCGCCAGCGGCGAGTGGGTCGGTTGCTTCGGCCTGACCGAGCCCGATGCGGGCTCCGATCCGGCCGGCATGAAGACCCGCGCCGAGAAGGTCTCGGACGGCTATCGCCTCACCGGCAGCAAGATGTGGATCTCCAACGCGCCGATCGCCGACGTGTTCGTGGTCTGGGCCAAGTCGGCCGCGCATGACAACCAGATCCGCGGCTTCGTGCTGGAGAAGGGCATGAAGGGCCTGTCCGCACCAAAGATCGGCGGCAAGCTCTCGCTCCGCGCCTCCATCACCGGCGAGGTCGTGATGGACGGGGTTGTCGTCCCCGAGGACGCGCTGCTGCCCAACGTCTCCGGCCTGAAGGGTCCGTTCGGCTGCCTCAACCGCGCCCGCTATGGCATCTCCTGGGGCGCGTTAGGGGCGGCCGAGGACTGCATGCATCGCCCCCGCCAGTACACGCTCGACCGCAAGCAGTTCGGCAAGCCGCTCGCCGCGACGCAGCTGGTGCAGAAGAAGCTCGCGGACATGGAGACCGAGATCGCGCTGGGGCTTCAGGGCTCGCTCCGCGTCGGCCGTCTGATGGACGAGGGCAAGTTCGCGCCCGAGATGATCTCGATCATGAAGCGCAACAATTGCGGCAAGGCCCTCGACATCGCCCGTACTGCTCGCGACATGCACGGCGGCAACGGCATCTCGATCGAGTACCACGTGATGCGCCACGTCCATAACCTCGAGACGGTCAACACCTACGAGGGCACCCACGACGTTCACGCCCTGATCCTGGGCCGCGCCATCACGGGCATTCAGGCGTTTTTCTGA
- a CDS encoding MBL fold metallo-hydrolase, with the protein MSDNDDVPFNRNFPLKAGVVEEVRPGVRRVLCNNPSPFTFTGTVSYIVGTGNVAIIDPGPDDEAHAAALLNAVRGETVSHIFVTHTHRDHSPNTSRIKQATGAPVYAEGPHRASRPRFESEKHNPESGADRDFAPDVNVAHGDVVEGDGWRLEAVATPGHTANHLAFAWPERKFNFVGDHVMGWSTSIVAPPDGSMIDYMDSLDRLAAREEDLYFSGHGPEIPEGQRFVRFLIRHRKAREASILHRLAKGETDIPTMVRAIYIGIDPRLTTAAGYSVLAHLEDLVARGVVATDGDPVIGGTYRMAGA; encoded by the coding sequence ATGTCCGACAACGACGACGTCCCGTTCAACCGCAACTTCCCATTGAAGGCCGGCGTCGTCGAGGAAGTCCGCCCCGGCGTGCGACGCGTGCTCTGCAATAATCCGAGCCCGTTCACCTTCACCGGCACGGTCAGCTACATCGTGGGGACCGGCAATGTCGCGATCATCGATCCCGGTCCGGACGACGAGGCGCATGCGGCGGCGCTGCTCAATGCCGTGCGCGGCGAGACTGTGAGCCATATCTTCGTCACCCACACCCACCGCGACCATTCGCCGAACACCTCGCGGATCAAGCAGGCGACCGGGGCGCCGGTGTATGCCGAAGGCCCGCACCGGGCCTCGCGCCCGCGTTTCGAGAGCGAGAAGCACAATCCGGAATCCGGCGCCGATCGCGATTTTGCACCCGACGTCAACGTCGCGCATGGCGACGTCGTCGAAGGCGACGGCTGGCGGCTCGAGGCCGTGGCGACGCCGGGGCACACCGCCAATCATCTGGCGTTCGCCTGGCCGGAGCGAAAGTTCAACTTCGTCGGCGATCACGTGATGGGCTGGTCCACCTCGATCGTGGCGCCGCCCGACGGCTCGATGATCGACTACATGGATTCGCTCGACCGCCTCGCCGCCCGCGAGGAAGACCTGTATTTCTCCGGCCACGGCCCCGAGATTCCGGAGGGCCAGCGCTTCGTGCGCTTCCTGATCCGTCACCGCAAGGCGCGTGAGGCCTCGATCCTGCATCGCCTTGCCAAGGGCGAGACCGACATCCCGACCATGGTCCGCGCAATCTACATCGGCATCGATCCTAGGCTGACGACGGCCGCCGGCTATTCCGTGCTGGCGCACCTCGAAGACTTGGTCGCGCGCGGCGTGGTGGCGACGGATGGCGATCCCGTGATCGGCGGGACGTACCGGATGGCGGGCGCCTAG
- a CDS encoding DUF1499 domain-containing protein: MARRFSAPYQSEPVSSLASWARNLAVFAVVAVVVSIIIVRFDFLEPKPALATFFGGLAIAGLSILFGLAGFAAIWQNGSRGMARILLAFLIDGAILAYPAYLALQYRKLPAIYDITTDPIDPPRFEALARLRTGEGTNSAVYAGLYSAEQQRHFYPDVEPVELEISVDRAYAIALQLVNKRKWTVIDERAPQPPRRIGRIEAVARTPIMGFREDISIRFVADGDDSRVDIRSASRNFDNDLGSNAARVKKFIDDLNTAADADALKPVKKTPVTPPKAPAKTVKK; this comes from the coding sequence ATGGCCCGCAGGTTTTCCGCTCCCTATCAATCGGAGCCCGTGTCAAGCCTCGCGAGCTGGGCGCGCAATTTGGCCGTGTTCGCGGTGGTGGCGGTGGTGGTGTCGATCATCATCGTCCGCTTCGACTTCCTGGAGCCGAAGCCGGCGCTTGCGACCTTCTTTGGCGGACTCGCCATCGCCGGCCTCTCGATCCTGTTCGGGCTCGCCGGCTTCGCCGCGATCTGGCAGAACGGCTCGCGCGGCATGGCGCGCATCCTGCTCGCGTTCCTGATCGACGGGGCGATCCTCGCCTATCCCGCTTATCTGGCCTTGCAATATCGCAAGCTGCCGGCGATCTACGACATCACAACCGACCCGATCGACCCGCCGCGTTTCGAGGCTCTGGCGCGCCTGCGCACCGGCGAAGGCACCAACAGCGCAGTTTATGCCGGCCTCTATTCGGCGGAGCAGCAGCGCCATTTCTATCCCGACGTCGAGCCCGTCGAGCTCGAGATTTCCGTCGACCGCGCCTATGCGATCGCGCTCCAGCTCGTCAACAAGCGCAAATGGACCGTCATCGACGAGCGCGCACCGCAGCCACCGCGCCGCATCGGCCGCATCGAGGCCGTGGCGCGCACGCCGATCATGGGGTTCCGCGAGGACATTTCGATCAGATTCGTGGCGGACGGCGATGATTCCCGCGTCGATATCCGCTCGGCCTCGCGCAATTTCGACAACGATCTCGGCAGCAACGCCGCGCGCGTCAAGAAATTCATCGACGATCTCAACACCGCCGCCGATGCCGACGCGCTCAAGCCGGTGAAGAAGACGCCGGTGACGCCGCCGAAGGCACCGGCAAAGACGGTGAAGAAATAG
- a CDS encoding fatty-acid--CoA ligase encodes MLGLMQDWPLLCHRIIEHAAKIHGKQEVVTRSIEGPIHRTTYAEIHKRALKVSQMLERDGIKLGDRVATIAWNTWRHLEVWYGIMGIGAICHTVNPRLFPEQIAWIINHAQDRIVMTDLTFVPILEKIADKLPSVERYVVLTDKAHMPETTLKNVIAYEDWIAQADGKFKWKDFDENTAAAMCYTSGTTGDPKGVLYSHRSNVLHALMANNVDALGTSASETMLPVVPLFHANSWGIAFSAPSQGTKLVMPGAKLDGASVYELLSTEKVTHTAGVPTVWLMLLQHMSANNLKLPDLKMVICGGSAMPRSMIKAFLDMGSNVRHAWGMTEMSPIGSVAALKPPFQNATGDARLDVLQMQGYAPFAVQMKITDDAGKELPWDGKTFGRLKVSGPAVAKAYYRVDTNILDEDGFFDTGDVSTIDEDGYMRITDRSKDVIKSGGEWISSIDLENLAVGHPAVAEAAVIGVFHPKWDERPLLIVQLKQGQQATREEILKYMDGKIAKWWMPDDVAFVEGIPHTATGKILKTALRDQFRDYRFPNAAA; translated from the coding sequence ATGCTTGGTTTGATGCAAGATTGGCCCCTGCTCTGCCACCGGATCATCGAACACGCCGCCAAAATTCATGGCAAGCAGGAGGTGGTCACGCGCTCGATCGAAGGACCGATCCATCGCACCACTTACGCTGAGATCCACAAGCGCGCGCTCAAGGTCTCGCAGATGCTGGAGCGTGACGGCATCAAGCTCGGCGACCGCGTCGCGACGATCGCCTGGAACACCTGGCGCCATCTCGAGGTGTGGTACGGCATCATGGGCATCGGCGCCATCTGCCATACCGTCAATCCCCGCCTTTTCCCCGAGCAGATCGCCTGGATCATCAACCATGCGCAGGACCGCATCGTGATGACCGATCTCACCTTCGTTCCGATCCTGGAGAAGATCGCAGACAAGCTGCCGAGCGTTGAGCGCTACGTCGTGCTCACCGACAAGGCACACATGCCCGAGACCACGCTGAAGAACGTGATCGCCTACGAGGACTGGATCGCCCAGGCGGACGGCAAATTCAAATGGAAGGACTTTGACGAGAACACGGCAGCCGCGATGTGCTACACGTCCGGCACGACGGGCGACCCGAAAGGTGTGCTGTATTCGCATCGCTCCAACGTGCTGCACGCGCTGATGGCCAACAATGTCGACGCCCTCGGCACGAGCGCGTCCGAGACAATGCTGCCGGTGGTTCCGCTGTTCCATGCCAACAGCTGGGGCATCGCCTTCTCCGCCCCCTCGCAGGGCACCAAGCTGGTGATGCCCGGTGCCAAGCTCGACGGCGCCTCGGTCTATGAGCTGCTCTCGACCGAGAAGGTGACGCATACGGCCGGCGTGCCGACGGTGTGGCTGATGCTGCTCCAGCACATGTCCGCCAATAATCTCAAGCTGCCGGACCTGAAGATGGTGATCTGCGGCGGCTCGGCGATGCCGCGCTCGATGATCAAGGCGTTCCTCGACATGGGCTCGAACGTGCGTCACGCCTGGGGCATGACCGAGATGAGCCCGATCGGCAGCGTCGCGGCGCTGAAGCCGCCATTCCAGAACGCCACCGGCGATGCCAGGCTCGACGTGCTGCAGATGCAGGGCTATGCCCCCTTCGCCGTGCAGATGAAGATCACCGACGATGCCGGCAAGGAGCTGCCCTGGGACGGCAAGACCTTCGGTCGCCTCAAGGTCTCCGGCCCCGCCGTCGCCAAGGCCTATTACCGCGTCGACACCAACATTCTCGACGAGGATGGCTTCTTCGACACCGGCGACGTCTCGACCATCGACGAGGACGGTTACATGCGGATCACCGACCGCTCCAAGGACGTGATCAAGTCCGGCGGCGAGTGGATCTCCTCGATCGACCTCGAAAATCTCGCGGTCGGTCATCCGGCCGTGGCGGAAGCCGCCGTGATCGGCGTGTTCCATCCCAAATGGGACGAGCGGCCGCTTCTGATCGTGCAGCTCAAGCAGGGCCAGCAGGCTACGCGTGAGGAGATCCTGAAATACATGGACGGCAAGATCGCCAAATGGTGGATGCCCGACGACGTTGCCTTCGTCGAAGGCATTCCGCATACCGCCACCGGCAAGATCCTGAAGACGGCGCTGCGCGACCAGTTTAGGGATTACCGCTTCCCGAACGCGGCGGCGTAA
- a CDS encoding extensin family protein: MSFSLPDFRRKWSCRGYMSARAAMVTAALGLALGFAGTAEARRHASPLDIFGIGAPRPRPAVHSAKIPLPRPRPEQAPKASDEAPPEADDKPLADKPGADKPAEAAPPPQKPVSACRLALTEEIAIAPSIPDIRGPGACGGEDLVRLEAVVLPDKRKVTVKPAAILRCTMASAIADWLRKDMVPLATSLGSTIGELDNFDSFECRGRNRVTGALLSEHGKANALDVRAVKLANGQSIGLTDRTMSREVRERVLHSVCARFSTVLGPGSDWYHEDHVHLDLAQRRNDYRICQWNVWDPLPQVAPLLPAERPEEAPPREIAAKSEAKSEAKSEAKPEAKDGADDEAVEKAQAPAEKPAAEGSKTKPHKPATKKRR; this comes from the coding sequence ATGAGTTTTAGCCTGCCGGACTTTCGCCGCAAATGGTCTTGTCGCGGCTATATGTCCGCTCGGGCGGCAATGGTTACCGCTGCGCTCGGTTTAGCGCTCGGGTTCGCCGGGACGGCAGAGGCGCGAAGGCATGCATCCCCGCTGGATATCTTCGGGATCGGCGCACCCCGGCCGCGTCCCGCGGTGCATTCGGCCAAGATCCCGCTGCCGAGACCGCGCCCCGAGCAGGCGCCCAAGGCATCGGACGAGGCCCCGCCGGAAGCTGACGACAAGCCCCTCGCGGACAAGCCCGGCGCCGACAAGCCCGCCGAGGCTGCGCCGCCACCCCAGAAACCGGTCTCGGCCTGCCGTCTTGCCCTGACCGAGGAGATTGCGATCGCCCCCTCAATTCCTGACATCCGCGGCCCCGGCGCCTGCGGCGGCGAGGATCTGGTGCGGCTGGAAGCCGTCGTGCTGCCGGACAAGCGCAAGGTGACGGTCAAGCCGGCGGCGATCCTTCGCTGCACCATGGCGTCCGCGATCGCCGATTGGCTGCGCAAGGACATGGTGCCGCTGGCCACCAGCCTCGGCTCGACCATTGGCGAACTCGATAATTTCGACAGCTTTGAGTGCCGCGGCCGCAACCGCGTCACCGGTGCGCTGCTATCCGAGCACGGCAAGGCCAACGCGCTCGACGTCCGTGCCGTCAAGCTGGCCAACGGGCAGTCGATCGGCCTCACCGACCGCACCATGTCGCGCGAGGTGCGCGAGCGCGTGCTGCACTCGGTCTGCGCCCGCTTTTCCACTGTGCTCGGCCCGGGCTCGGACTGGTACCACGAGGACCATGTCCATCTCGACCTCGCGCAGCGGCGCAACGACTACCGGATCTGCCAGTGGAATGTCTGGGATCCGCTGCCACAGGTCGCGCCATTGCTGCCGGCGGAACGTCCCGAGGAGGCGCCGCCGCGCGAGATCGCGGCCAAGTCCGAGGCCAAGTCCGAGGCCAAGTCCGAGGCCAAGCCCGAGGCGAAGGATGGAGCCGACGACGAGGCGGTGGAAAAGGCCCAAGCGCCCGCGGAGAAGCCGGCGGCCGAAGGCAGCAAGACCAAGCCGCACAAGCCGGCAACAAAAAAGCGCCGGTGA